A genomic region of Fusarium oxysporum Fo47 chromosome VI, complete sequence contains the following coding sequences:
- a CDS encoding P-loop containing nucleoside triphosphate hydrolase protein: MADTFGTAAMSEALPSAGQKDQTATPGTQGYDASQGKWTEPQAIDYTSMATGGGDQQWGCNARAYAWQDEYGDVGPKYPELELELFGDPTIRHDRVGLDFSQIESIEVQQEGPTKIDPISSFRDAGVHPAMLENIELCGYENPTPIQKFTIPSILMGHDVIGIAQTGSGKTAAYLIPILSKLMGKAKKLAAFRPNPLTFREGIDEVTAEPLVLIVVPTRELAVQIFNEARKLCYRTMLRPGVVYGGVPVKEQTLLLQKGCDVLIGTPGRLVDFIQRPKVLTLRRLRYMVIDEADELLNDDWSEELNPILSGGEQDEGNVKFSLFSATFPKAARDLAKNYLAASHVRFRVGRAGSTTANIKQIVLQAEAHEKKELLVKLLEEMHGIRTIIFVNSRQAADNLDDFLFNMHLPVTSMHSDRTQQEREAAMRAFRSGNAPILIATGVTARGIDVQNVLHVINYDMPSIDYGGIEEYTHRIGRTGRIGHRGVATSFLSERDEPMASVLTRTLLETNQEIPDFLQQYVPEGEARNNLKFEADSDFDPNDYAGAGDAWGGGAGNDAGNAATGDAWGGGGDGGNTGGGNAWGADNGGKTGAGDAWGADTAAPVAAW, from the exons ATGGCGGACACTTTCGGTACCGCTGCCATGAGCGAAGCGCTCCCTAGCGCTGGCCAGAAGGACCAAACCGCAACTCCCGGCACTCAGGGATACGATGCGTCGCAAGGCAAATGGACTGAGCCCCAGGCTATCGACTACACCTCCATGGCTACCGGTGGTGGTGACCAGCAGTGGGGCTGTAACGCTCGTGCCTATGCCTGGCAGGATGAGTATGGTGATGTCGGTCCCAAGTATCCCGAGCTCGAGCTCGAATTGTTTGGAGATCCCACTATTCGTCACGACCGAGTTGGACTCGACTTTTCTCA AATTGAGAGCATTGAGGTTCAGCAGGAGGGTCCGACCAAAATCGATCCCATCAGCTCCTTCAGGGACGCTGGCGTCCACCCCGCCATGCTTGAGAACATCGAGCTTTGTGGCTATGAGAACCCGACGCCCATCCAAAAATTCACTATTCCGTCTATTTTAATGGGACACGATGTCATTGGCATCGCCCAAACAG GATCTGGCAAAACTGCTGCGTACCTTATCCCCATTCTCAGCAAGCTCATgggcaaggccaagaagcttgctgCGTTTCGTCCCAACCCCTTGACGTTCCGCGAGGGTATTGACGAGGTCACTGCTGAGCCACTTGTGCTCATTGTGGTTCCCACTCGGGAGTTGGCGGTCCAAATTTTCAATGAAGCTCGTAAGCTTTGTTATCGTACCATGCTGCGTCCTGGTGTCGTCTATGGCGGTGTTCCTGTCAAGGAGCAgacccttcttctccagaaaGGATGCGATGTCCTGATCGGAACACCTGGGCGCCTGGTAGATTTTATTCAACGCCCTAAAGTCTTGACCCTACGACGCCTGCGTTACATGGTGATTGATGAGGCCGACGAACTCCTGAATGATGACTGGTCCGAGGAGCTTAACCCAATCTTGTCCGGTGGTG AACAGGATGAGGGCAACGTCAAGTTTAGCCTTTTCTCCGCCACGTTCCCCAAGGCCGCTCGCGACCTGGCCAAGAACTATCTCGCGGCTTCTCACGTCCGATTCCGCGTTGGCCGAGCCGGAAGCACTAccgccaacatcaagcaaATTGTTCTGCAGGCTGAAGCccacgagaagaaggagcttTTGGTCAAGCTGCTTGAGGAGATGCATGGTATCCGTACCATCATTTTCGTAAACAGTCGCCAGGCAGCTGACAACTTGGACGATTTCCTGTTCAACATGCATTTGCCAGTCACGTCGATGCACAGCGATCGGACCCAGCAGGAGCGAGAGGCCGCGATGCGGGCTTTCCGCTCTGGAAATGCTCCGATTCTCATTGCTACCGGAGTGACTGCCCGTGGCATTGACGTGCAGAATGTCCTGCATGTCATCAACTACGACATGCCATCTATCGACTACGGCGGCATCGAGGAGTACACTCATCGGATTG GTCGAACTGGTCGCATCGGCCATCGTGGTGTGGCCACGTCTTTCCTTTCGGAGCGTGATGAGCCGATGGCCAGTGTTCTCACCCGAACACTGCTGGAGACTAACCAGGAGATCCCTGACTTCTTGCAGCAGTATGTTCCCGAGGGTGAAGCTCGCAACAACTTGAAGTTTGAGGCCGACTCTGACTTCGACCCCAACGACTACGCTGGTGCTGGCGACGCCTGGGGAGGGGGTGCCGGCAACGATGCTGGCAATGCCGCTACCGGGGATGCTTggggtggtggtggtgatggcggCAACACTGGTGGCGGTAATGCTTGGGGTGCGGACAACGGCGGTAAGACTGGTGCTGGGGATGCTTGGGGCGCCGACACTGCTGCT
- a CDS encoding Aldehyde/histidinol dehydrogenase, with translation MSESAMENQEPLLLTAWRRCNEFAAEHNISQSIVSAIGTVAAIVVATLILRLTNAIATASIKAATGRPRQFTVPAPKIPEPYSTVDAPSVRVSGSSAVQCYAPATGQFLGQINPSTPAAIDRAVVAAAAAQKVWAETTFEERRAVLRSLLQHVLDNAEDIVKIACLDSGKTMVDAQLGEILVTAEKLKWTLDHGEAALRPSRRPTNFLMMYKRNTVHYEPLGVVAALVSWNYPFHNFIGPVISALFSGNGILVKVSEQTAWSSQYFTNIARGALIAHGHDPQLVQTVVCWPQTAGHLTSHPGISHITFIGSQSVAHHVAASAAKSLTPVVAELGGKDPFIVLDSASRDLKRITEVILRGTFQAAGQNCIGIERVIAPRAIHDKLVEMLAPRVNALRLGPEADVGAMISDASFDRLEELIAEAVAQGARLLAGGKRYNHPEYPTGHYFQPTFLADVTPDMRIAQNECFAPVLTLLRAKSSSPEDILAIANAPNFGLGASVHGSERDPNLQPIVKGLRAGMVAVNDFAVYYAVQLPFGGVGGSGYGRFAGEEGLRGLCNMKAICEDRFSWLGIRTGIPPPVQYPIKSQPDSWKFTHGVVELGYGAPLRKLKGLGNILANM, from the exons ATGTCAGAATCTGCAATGGAGAATCAAGAACCATTGCTCCTTACCGCTTGGCGGAGGTGCAATGAGTTTGCTGCAGAGCACAACATCTC GCAATCTATAGTCTCTGCCATTGGGACAGTCGCTGCAATTGTCGTTGCAACTCTAATTCTCCGCCTCACAAACGCTATCGCTACAGCCTCTATCAAAGCAGCCACCGGTCGTCCTCGCCAGTTCACCGTCCCCGCGCCCAAGATCCCCGAGCCTTACTCCACCGTTGACGCCCCTTCAGTCAGGGTCTCTGGCAGCTCGGCCGTTCAATGCTATGCACCAGCTACTGGCCAGTTTTTAGGACAAATCAACCCTTCTACACCCGCTGCTATCGATCGAGCTGTTGTCGCCGCCGCGGCTGCGCAGAAGGTATGGGCTGAGACAACCTTCGAGGAACGCCGTGCTGTGTTGCGCTCGCTGCTGCAGCACGTTCTCGACAATGCTGAGGACATTGTCAAGATTGCGTGCTTGGACAGTGGAAAGACTATGGTGGATGCTCAGTTGGGAGAGATTCTTGTCACagctgagaagctcaagtGGACTCTCGACCATGGTGAAGCTGCACTGCGCCCGTCTCGTCGTCCTACCAACTTTCTCATGATGTACAAGCGCAACACTGTCCACTATGAAcctcttggtgttgttgctgctcttgtCAGCTGGAACTATCCCTTCCACAACTTCATCGGTCCCGTCATCAGCGCCCTCTTCTCTGGTAACGGTATTCTTGTCAAGGTTTCTGAGCAGACTGCTTGGTCTAGTCAGTACTTTACCAACATCGCTCGTGGCGCTCTCATTGCCCATGGTCATGATCCTCAGCTTGTTCAGACAGTCGTGTGCTGGCCTCAAACCGCCGGGCATCTTACTTCACATCCTGGTATCAGCCACATCACCTTCATCGGTTCTCAGTCTGTCGCCCATCATGTTGCTGCTAGCGCGGCCAAGAGCCTTACTCCTGTTGTCGCAGAGCTTGGTGGCAAGGATCCCTTCATTGTTCTCGATTCTGCTTCTCGGGACCTCAAGCGCATCACCGAAGTCATTCTCCGTGGAACCTTCCAAGCTGCTGGCCAGAACTGTATTGGTATCGAGAGAGTCATCGCCCCTCGTGCAATCCATGATAAGCTTGTCGAAATGCTTGCTCCTCGTGTTAACGCCTTACGTCTGGGCCCTGAGGCCGATGTCGGTGCCATGATCTCTGACGCCTCCTTTGACCGCCTTGAGGAACTCATCGCTGAGGCTGTCGCCCAAGGAGCCCGTCTCCTTGCTGGTGGCAAACGCTATAACCATCCTGAATATCCCACTGGCCACTATTTCCAGCCAACTTTCCTTGCCGACGTTACCCCTGACATGCGTATTGCACAAAATGAGTGCTTCGCTCCTGTTCTTACTCTCCTCCgcgccaagtcgtcttccCCTGAAGATatcctcgccatcgccaACGCTCCCAACTTTGGCCTCGGTGCCTCTGTTCACGGTTCTGAGCGTGATCCCAACTTGCAGCCCATCGTCAAGGGCCTCCGCGCCGGCATGGTCGCTGTCAATGACTTCGCCGTCTACTACGCCGTCCAGTTGCcctttggtggtgttggtggatCTGGTTACGGCCGCTTTGCGGGCGAAGAGGGTCTACGCGGACTCTGCAACATGAAAGCCATTTGTGAGGATCGCTTCAGCTGGCTGGGCATCCGCACTGGTATCCCTCCCCCAGTGCAGTACCCTATCAAGAGCCAGCCCGATAGCTGGAAGTTCACACACGGTGTTGTGGAGCTGGGCTATGGAGCTCCCTTGCGAAAGCTCAAGGGTCTCGGCAATATTCTCGCAAACATGTAG
- a CDS encoding SNF2 family N-terminal domain-containing protein, whose product MKYPDDLSNRSPNKHINKPKPGGRFAFEPQTTLSSKQQPDFSKLAPRQTHSKTRLSDSTALRDLGAMVNERAPPKVPLNSITPNGENTSRELSPDDDITALVRGMNSLKGKVRGDMNDPFNSAGATNTPTFGHPTKMMSSRKQRADPFIRQKTRPEHHLDSRSSNSNNGARITGPRGPVYQDRRPPPMPMFSSGAPSAPPVASSYAPPRHYGEETFYTDPAKASADLKALLEGGMEEGEEEGGEQSQADGEKKSEDPKDPKDGTVDGLKVKLLPHQVEGVEWMRGRELGPVKRGKVPKGGILADDMGLGKTLQTISLILTNQKPAKDAPGWKKHFEKIEKTTLVVAPLALIRQWEHEINDKVEKTHGLKVCVHHGPNRTKRFKELALYDVVITTYQILVSEHGNSSDAENGLKAGCFGLHWWRVVLDEAHTVKNRNAKATKACYALNSEYRWCLSGTPMQNNLDELQSLVKFLRIRPYDDLKEWKEHIDLPLKNGRGHIAIRRLHSLLRCFMKRRTKEILKEAGALNPGGKPSAEGEGSSTGFKVTERKVVTISTALSPAERKFYDRLAARADRSIEQMMQGRVNYANALTLLLRLRQACNHPKLVEGKLEKDKDAMSTDATQKTQDTDIDAMADMFAGMGIVSKDCNICGRGLSAEDNKSGKDICSDCRDDLAYFNNHVRPERSERPKKSKKPKDKSKKKDKEKEIVDEKVIDRQIVEVDDDDEDDDESPKKASGRPRHRNTVVDSDDEDAESPKKTARQPRNRNAIVDSDDEEEEAEGSWLVPEDQQGSIHLGKAGGEEDENAEGGGDWIGSDDSEDEESKVEDKSNLSSFIENDDSKADMASDSDDSLASLTDITKRMAAQTLDDGPSHAADTTNAGTDADTTAADTTAADTTAVSRSSASDSGSDSGSDSDSNESDVSSEEDDSIFYPSRDPNSPQVLASSKIRELIKILQSEVKEHKFIVFSQFTSMLDLVEPFFRKERFRFVRYDGSMKNDQREESLRKLRGDPETRILLCSLKCGSLGLNLTAATRVVILEPFWNPFVEEQAIDRVHRLTQTVDVIIYKLTVAQTVEERILELQEKKRELAEQAIEGGMRKEALKLGINEIINLFKPGSSENPVVIGADPSAVGNESFNGNERRSAASSQRRPGRPRKEESEVYGRRW is encoded by the exons ATGAAGTACCCTGACGACCTTTCAAACCGGTCGCCTAATAAACATATCAATAAACCAAAGCCCGGTGGTCGTTTTGCATTTGAACCACAAACGACCCTCTCATCAAAACAACAACCTGACTTCTCCAAACTTGCCCCACGCCAAACGCATTCCAAGACACGTCTCAGCGATTCTACTGCTCTTCGAGACCTCGGCGCCATGGTCAACGAACGGGCGCCTCCCAAGGTGCCTCTAAACTCCATCACTCCGAATGGGGAGAATACGTCCCGCGAGTTGTCTCCCGACGATGATATCACTGCCCTTGTCCGTGGTATGAACTCGCTCAAAGGCAAAGTTCGGGGAGATATGAACGACCCCTTTAATTCCGCCGGCGCAACCAACACACCCACATTCGGTCATCCTACCAAGATGATGTCCTCTCGTAAGCAGAGAGCAGACCCTTTCATACGGCAGAAGACACGACCGGAACACCACCTCGATAGCCgaagcagcaacagcaacaacggTGCTAGAATCACAGGCCCTCGAGGTCCGGTATACCAGGATCGAAGGCCACCACCAATGCCCATGTTCAGCTCAGGTGCACCCTCTGCACCACCAGTTGCATCCTCATATGCGCCCCCAAGACATTACGGCGAGGAGACTTTCTACACAGATCCTGCCAAGGCGAGTGCTGATCTGAAAGCATTGCTTGAGGGTGGCATGGAGGAGGGCGAAGAGGAGGGTGGAGAACAGAGCCAAGCTGATGGCGAAAAGAAATCAGAAGATCCAAAAGATCCCAAAGACGGCACAGTGGATGgcctcaaggtcaagctaCTACCGCACCAGGTCGAAGGAGTTGAGTGGATGCGAGGACGAGAACTTGGCCCTGTAAAGCGAGGAAAGGTCCCCAAAGGAGGCATTCTCGCCGACGACATGGGTCTCGGAAAGACTCTTCAGACCATTTCACTCATCCTCACCAACCAGAAACCAGCTAAGGACGCCCCTGGATGGAAGAAACactttgagaagatcgaAAAGACAACCCTGGTGGTGGCGCCACTTGCTTTGATTCGACAATGGGAACACGAAATTAATGATAAAGTGGAAAAGACCCATGGCCTCAAAGTCTGCGTACATCATGGACCGAATCGTACGAAGCGATTTAAGGAGCTCGCTCTCTACGATGTTGTAATCACAACTTATCAAATCCTAGTTTCTGAACATGGCAATTCCTCAGATGCCGAGAATGGATTGAAAGCGGGATGCTTTGGCTTGCACTGGTGGCGAGTCGTTCTCGACGAAGCCCATACAGTCAAGAATCGCAATGCAAAGGCTACTAAGGCTTGCTACGCCCTAAACTCCGAATACCGATGGTGCTTGTCTGGTACACCTATGCAGAACAACCTCGATGAACTCCAGTCCCTCGTCAAATTTCTCCGCATTCGACCCTACGACGATCTCAAGGAGTGGAAGGAGCATATTGATCTACCCCTGAAGAATGGCCGCGGTCACATCGCCATTCGCAGACTACACAGTCTTCTCCGATGCTTTATGAAGCGAAGAACCAAAGAAATCCTCAAGGAAGCTGGCGCGCTTAACCCTGGTGGTAAGCCTTCCGCCGAGGGTGAGGGGTCCTCAACAGGCTTCAAGGTCACCGAACGAAAGGTTGTTACTATATCGACTGCATTGTCACCTGCAGAGCGCAAGTTCTACGATCGATTAGCTGCTCGAGCAGACCGAAGTATCGAGCAGATGATGCAAGGCAGAGTCAACTATGCCAACGCTTTGACTCTGCTGCTCCGCCTACGACAGGCCTGTAATCATCCCAAGCTGGTTGAGGGCAAGCTGGAGAAGGACAAAGACGCAATGTCGACAGACGCTACCCAGAAGACCCAGGATACGGACATTGATGCCATGGCTGACATGTTCGCCGGTATGGGCATCGTTTCTAAGGACTGTAATATTTGTGGGCGAGGCTTGAGTGCCGAGGACAACAAGTCAGGCAAAGACATCTGCTCCGACTGCCGGGATGACCTAGCATACTTTAACAACCATGTAAGGCCAGAGCGGTCAGAGCGACccaagaagtccaagaagcccaaggataagagcaagaagaaagacaaggagaaggaaatAGTTGACGAAAAGGTCATTGACAGGCAAattgttgaggttgacgatgatgatgaagatgacgacgagtCCCCTAAGAAGGCCTCGGGGCGACCTCGCCACCGAAACACGGTAGTTGACagtgatgacgaggatgcAGAGTCCCCAAAGAAGACAGCTCGCCAGCCTCGGAATCGCAACGCCATCGTtgacagcgatgatgaggaagaagaggccgaaGGCTCATGGCTTGTACCCGAGGATCAGCAGGGCTCCATACATCTAGGAAAGGCTGgtggcgaagaagatgagaatgCTGAGGGTGGAGGCGACTGGATTGGCTCCGATGACTcagaagacgaagagagCAAGGTTGAAGACAAGAGTAACTTGAGCAGCTTTATTGAAAACGACGATAGCAAAGCGGACATGGCTTCTGACTCTGATGACTCCTTGGCATCATTGACAGATATCACAAAGCGCATGGCTGCCCAGACGCTGGACGATGGGCCATCTCATGCAGCTGACACCACAAATGCAGGCACAGATGCCGATACTACGGCCGCCGATACCACCGCTGCTGATACGACAGCTGTTTCTCGATCATCAGCCTCAGATTCGGGATCTGACTCTGGctctgattctgactctAATGAATCAGATGTCTCgtctgaagaagacgacaGCATTTTCTATCCATCCCGCGATCCCAACTCCCCTCAAGTTCTTGCTTCTTCCAAGATTCGAGAGCTCATCAAGATTCTTCAGAGTGAAGTCAAGGAACACAAGTTCATTGTCTTCTCTCAGTTCACTTCTATGCTTGATCTCGTTGAGCCCTTCTTCCGCAAGGAACGATTCCGCTTTGTCCGTTACGATGGCAGCATGAAGAACGATCAGCGCGAAGAAAGTCTACGAAAGTTAAGAGGCGATCCTGAGACCCGCATTTTGCTGTGTAGTTTGAAGTGCGGTAGTTTAGGACTCAACCTCACGGCAGCGACCCGAGTTGTCATCCTCGAGCCCTTCTGGAACCCA TTTGTCGAAGAACAGGCCATTGATCGTGTCCATCGTCTGACCCAGACAGTCGACGTAATTATCTACAAGCTCACAGTCGCTCAGACTGTCGAGGAGCGTATCCTCGAGctgcaggagaagaagcgcgAGCTGGCCGAGCAGGCCATCGAGGGTGGCATGCGTAAGGAGGCTCTCAAGCTCGGCATCAATgagatcatcaacctcttcaagcCAGGATCTTCGGAGAACCCAGTTGTTATTGGCGCTGATCCCTCCGCTGTCGGCAACGAGAGCTTCAATGGCAACGAGCGTAGATCTGCGGCTTCATCGCAGAGACGGCCAGGGCGGCCTAGAAAGGAAGAGAGTGAAGTGTATGGTCGACGATGGTGA
- a CDS encoding uncharacterized protein (expressed protein): MPLSKPRPSPRPSATSSFSDTTNKSGPKLTAENKDAPSQKRHERQNSRALLLPQSGATLTTTTATTSIIPTKYPIADGDVPNENDENDLIDDSGAIGASASTGGRFTRPDYLLHGLLARARNRVKDRTGRDKEKGNGDVSQDFDKLFTGIIPDETPTISFITASHP; the protein is encoded by the coding sequence ATGCCATTGAGCAAACCAAGGCCGTCTCCACGGCCATCTGCCACGAGCAGTTTCAGCGACACCACCAACAAATCAGGGCCAAAATTGACTGCTGAGAATAAGGATGCGCCGTCGCAAAAGCGACATGAACGGCAAAACTCCCGGGCACTACTACTACCCCAAAGCGGCGCCACATTAACTACAACTACAGCCACCACCAGCATAATACCGACCAAATATCCAATTGCTGATGGAGATGTTCCAAACGAAAACGATGAGAACGATCTCATTGACGATTCTGGTGCCATTGGTGCATCTGCATCAACCGGGGGTCGTTTTACAAGGCCAGACTATCTACTCCATGGTTTACTTGCACGAGCGAGGAACCGTGTAAAAGATCGAACTGGGCGAGACAAGGAAAAGGGCAACGGAGATGTAAGTCAAGATTTTGATAAGTTATTTACTGGAATTATTCCTGATGAGACACCCACCATCTCCTTCATAACTGCAAGTCATCCCTGA
- a CDS encoding Rix1 complex component (involved in 60S ribosome maturation-domain-containing protein), translated as MGSSNKKKREKQKDFQKPKFKVGKDKPKASNFTDTSFKSKAIVMGHQSLSTVAPDVVQQFKHNLSLASSSKSDKQRREALAYLTSQLSTEPPVNPVGTHAVLAKLLPLISDSSTPVRSQLLKLFRELPAEEVRHSVEQAIMFIRAGMTHLSADISNDSLGVMEWILDVAENDLIVCPGGWVKTLNSFCAMMGWALTNSKAGWSSGSRSGLRAKDASTYARQIATLSRFVGAGLRPEAEIPEDESEIWDNLYRIPQDSNAFEYLNLYGTRRDEEGEMYSSRDARQRVFERRFLEAVLKGTDQAKKEGGATGRAAAGLDKVLQDGMGEYESSTAMDTQDLLSLW; from the exons ATGGGTTccagcaacaagaagaagcgtgaGAAGCAGAAGGACTTCCAG AAGCCGAAGTTCAAGGTGGGGAAGGATAAGCCAAAAGCGTCCAATTTCACAGATACAAGTTTCAAGTCAAAGG CTATTGTGATGGGGCATCAATCACTCTCAACAGTCGCACCTGATGTCGTTCAACAGTTCAAACATAATCTCTCACtcgcctcttcttcaaagtCAGATAAACAAAGACGAGAAGCATTGGCTTATCTTACTTCACAACTTTCAACAGAACCCCCTGTCAATCCGGTGGGAACACATGCGGTTCTCGCCAAGCTGCTTCCACTCATCTCAGATAGCTCGACGCCAGTTCGAAgtcaacttctcaagctttTCAGAGAATTACCTGCCGAAGAGGTCAGACACAGTGTGGAACAAGCCATCATGTTTATCCGGGCGGGTATGACGCACCTCTCGGCGGACATCAGCAATGACTCTCTTGGTGTAATGGAATGGATTTTGGATGTTGCAGAGAACGACTTAATCGTGTGCCCTGGTGGTTGGGTGAAGACCCTAAACAGTTTCTGTGCCATGATGGGGTGGGCATTGACAAATTCAAAAGCCGGATGGTCTTCTGGTTCAAGGTCCGGTCTGCGGGCAAAGGATGCTTCGACATATGCCCGACAAATCGCCACGCTATCACGGTTCGTGGGGGCTGGTCTTCGGCCTGAAGCTGAGATTCCCGAGGACGAGTCAGAGATATGGGACAACTTGTATCGAATCCCACAAGACTCGAATGCATTCGAATATCTCAACCTTTATGGTACTCGACGAGACGAAGAGGGAGAAATGTATTCCAGTCGGGATGCCAGACAGCGAGTATTTGAGCGAAGGTTCTTGGAGGCAGTGCTGAAGGGTACAGACCAAGCGAAAAAGGAGGGTGGTGCTACTGGTCGAGCGGCAGCTGGCCTCGACAAAGTTCTTCAAGACGGAATGGGCGAATATGAAAGTTCGACGGCAATGGATACCCAGGATCTCCTGAGCCTCTGGTGA